In Pungitius pungitius chromosome 2, fPunPun2.1, whole genome shotgun sequence, a single window of DNA contains:
- the zgc:165507 gene encoding monocarboxylate transporter 2 has product MPPPSTSSPAVPPPDGGWGWAVVLASFISIGFSYAFPKAITVYFKDIQIIFDCSYSQIAWISSIMLAVMYAAGPISSILVNTYGCRPVVMMGGCLCATGMILSSFCNSVVQLYLCIGVIGGLGLAFNLQPALTMIGRYFCKKRPIANGLAMAGSPVFLSTLAPLNQYLFNQFGWRGSFLILGGLLLNCCVAGSLMRPLGPPQGKLKKDEELAAITTSTKEKRTAWQTFNKYLDLSLFKHRGFLIYLSGNVIMFLGFFAPIVFLAAYAKDMGVDEYSAAFLLSVLAFVDMFARPSMGLLANSRWVRPHIQYFFSFAVLYNGVCHILCPLVESYTGLVVYAMFFGFAFGMVSSVLFETLMDLVGPQRFSSAVGLTTIVECCPVLIGPPLAGKLVDLTNNYKYMYFCCGAVVILASIWLFIGNFINYRLLERERKCAEMYKPTETEDPDKVLGQKAADGEAQASEEKGDEPMQRETNI; this is encoded by the exons ATGCCGCCCCCGTCCACCAGTTCCCCCGCCGTGCCTCCGCCAGACGGCGGCTGGGGGTGGGCCGTGGTGCTGGCGTCTTTCATCTCCATAGGCTTCTCGTACGCTTTCCCCAAGGCCATCACCGTCTACTTCAAAGACATCCAGATCATCTTTGACTGTTCCTACAGTCAGATCGCATGGATCTCCTCCATCATGCTAGCGGTCATGTATGCTGCAG GTCCCATCAGCAGCATACTGGTCAACACTTACGGCTGCAGGCCCGTTGTCATGATGGGCGGCTGTCTCTGTGCCACTGGCATGATCCTATCTTCCTTCTGTAACAGCGTGGTGCAGCTTTACCTCTGCATTGGGGTCATAGGTG GACTTGGACTAGCCTTCAACCTGCAGCCAGCCCTGACTATGATAGGCAGATACTTCTGTAAGAAGCGTCCCATTGCCAACGGACTGGCGATGGCAGGCAGTCCCGTGTTCCTCAGCACCCTGGCTCCTCTCAACCAGTACCTCTTCAACCAGTTTGGCTGGAGAGGCAGCTTCCTCATCCTGGGTGGCCTGCTATTGAACTGCTGCGTGGCCGGGTCCCTCATGAGGCCCCTGGGGCCGCCGCAAGGCAAGCTCAAGAAGGACGAAGAGTTAGCCGCCATAACCACCTCCACGAAAGAGAAGCGAACCGCCTGGCAAACATTCAACAAGTACCTGGACCTGTCCCTCTTCAAGCATCGCGGCTTCCTCATTTACCTCTCGGGCAATGTCATCATGTTCCTGGGCTTCTTCGCACCCATTGTCTTCCTCGCGGCCTACGCCAAGGACATGGGCGTGGATGAGTACTCGGCTGCCTTCCTGCTCTCCGTTCTGGCTTTCGTCGACATGTTTGCCAGGCCCTCCATGGGGCTGCTGGCCAACTCGCGCTGGGTCCGGCCCCACATCCAGTACTTCTTCAGCTTTGCAGTGCTGTACAATGGAGTGTGCCACATCCTTTGCCCACTGGTGGAAAGCTACACCGGTCTGGTGGTGTATGCGATGTTCTTCGGCTTTGCTTTTGGCATGGTCAGCTCCGTGCTGTTTGAAACGCTGATGGACCTTGTTGGGCCTCAGAGGTTTTCCAGTGCTGTGGGACTCACCACCATCGTGGAGTGCTGCCCGGTCCTCATCGGTCCTCCTCTAGCAG GGAAACTGGTCGATCTCACAAACAACTACAAGTACATGTATTTCTGCTGTGGCGCAGTAGTGATCCTGGCCAGCATTTGGCTCTTTATCGGGAACTTCATTAACTACAGGCTCCTGGAGCGTGAGCGCAAGTGTGCAGAGATGTACAAACCGACTGAGACAGAAGATCCAGACAAAGTTCTGGGTCAGAAGGCGGCCGACGGGGAGGCGCAGGCGTCGGAGGAAAAGGGCGACGAACCAATGCAACGGGAAACCAACATCTAG